The following coding sequences lie in one Pontibacter sp. G13 genomic window:
- a CDS encoding DUF4861 family protein yields MNRIFYLLACLPMLVVSCQGPPSTDSKQPDLVYSHGELHAYSFKESTLKPGTVLVKTGSGETFSGQFTSDGLVLTAAPWDANWSVEQTTSPTEHGGTGIHLGMRQADNEWTELSQAERPADLITPVRPMIYQAEGPMWENDLIGFRTYWDQRNGFDIFGKRQAGLVMHSVGVEENYHDLQDWGMDVLKVGNSLGAGAVALKTGNSIYPIGDRMKETFEVLDEGPLMSKLVLTYEDTAGVEPHFSLKREITIYAGISGFHNRITVEGVPAGTEVLTGVVNLHADTFHTHQSNDAFAMYTYGPQAELDMGLGIAVVADSGEVTGFGNIQTFDSEITDTYYLALGLHADLSTNFWVMAVWEGGHAPFPSLAEFPESWANLDN; encoded by the coding sequence CTCCATCCACCGATAGCAAACAACCAGATCTCGTCTATTCCCACGGCGAGCTTCACGCATACTCCTTCAAGGAATCTACCCTCAAGCCGGGCACGGTACTGGTCAAGACTGGTTCCGGGGAAACATTCTCAGGGCAATTCACTTCCGACGGCCTCGTGCTTACGGCTGCCCCTTGGGATGCAAATTGGAGCGTTGAACAGACGACTTCTCCCACCGAACATGGGGGAACGGGCATTCATTTGGGGATGCGTCAAGCCGACAACGAGTGGACGGAATTGTCGCAGGCAGAACGACCTGCGGATCTGATCACTCCAGTTCGGCCGATGATCTATCAGGCGGAAGGCCCTATGTGGGAAAATGACCTGATTGGATTTCGTACCTATTGGGATCAGCGGAATGGCTTTGACATCTTCGGAAAGCGCCAAGCAGGCCTCGTGATGCATTCCGTAGGGGTGGAGGAAAACTACCACGACCTCCAAGATTGGGGAATGGATGTGTTGAAAGTGGGCAATTCGCTAGGAGCTGGAGCAGTCGCACTGAAAACGGGGAATTCCATTTACCCGATTGGCGATCGCATGAAGGAGACCTTCGAAGTGCTCGACGAAGGTCCGCTGATGTCTAAATTGGTCTTGACGTATGAGGATACCGCCGGAGTCGAACCCCATTTTTCCCTAAAGCGTGAGATCACCATCTATGCTGGAATTTCTGGTTTTCACAATCGGATCACTGTGGAAGGCGTTCCAGCGGGAACAGAAGTACTCACGGGTGTGGTCAATCTCCATGCAGATACTTTCCATACCCATCAATCCAATGATGCATTTGCCATGTACACCTATGGCCCTCAGGCGGAATTGGACATGGGATTGGGTATTGCCGTCGTTGCCGATTCCGGCGAAGTAACGGGCTTTGGAAACATCCAGACCTTCGATTCCGAAATCACCGACACCTACTATCTGGCGCTCGGACTTCATGCAGACCTGTCCACCAACTTCTGGGTGATGGCTGTCTGGGAGGGAGGACATGCGCCATTCCCATCCTTGGCAGAATTTCCTGAGAGCTGGGCGAATCTGGACAATTAG